One Natronomonas moolapensis 8.8.11 genomic region harbors:
- a CDS encoding C2H2-type zinc finger protein, translating to MSYTCSSCDAQFQSAAGVTQHVALHHNTCAECDEQFDETDALRNHIHENH from the coding sequence ATGTCGTACACCTGCTCCAGTTGCGATGCACAGTTCCAGAGTGCTGCCGGCGTGACCCAACACGTTGCGCTTCATCACAACACGTGTGCTGAGTGCGATGAACAGTTCGACGAGACCGACGCGCTGCGCAACCACATCCACGAGAACCACTGA
- a CDS encoding PKD domain-containing protein, producing the protein MIAKILQIIGGITILSAVAAGGVLVAAPGMVPTVTDSPNDSAEIRIVDNQWGEVTEESIEVQSEAQITNPATTFQSEVSADISMNGYQMVSTTTSEETIEQGTSTATIESQISREDIPEWWVSHIENGEESEMKVELSGDFSKGDLNVSPSTEQNRRFQTDIRESIRMQLKGFEGDKAGYLITVNNTNAEWGTVNQQQTEIILKVPVRNNHPTEEIPVTDFSGSLRLNEILLLDWESEQNSYIIQPGETQTIEIRAYIDNQDIDDWLATHIKNGESSDYEIELSLSIGPLGDKSSLAVCSGRLNTTLLSENIPGPTRDGCELQRPEIVDSFDTGSFELRENPVIKLRDEKIISGEDIDSGGVLPNDGDNLPNGGDNLPGSEEEGDESSDENTPGPNESPDAIANADQLSGTAPLTVTLDAGESSDPDGAIEEYRWSVEGPTPDGRSEEVTRQFQTAGEYNIELSVVDDDGAEDTDTLTVTVEAADNPPEAVAEASPTSGEAPLNVDFDASGSNDPDGDIAEYVWRFDDLSSPERGEDVSHEFDDPGRYDVQLRVVDQRGNEDTDTVTITVNAPDNPPEAVAEASPTSGKVPLEVDFDASESSDPDDDVARYRWEFDDGRGPRFGEEATRTFTDPGTYDVELTVTDEQDNTDTDTVEIEVESNEPPNAVAEANPSSGEAPLDVTFDASRSSDPDGEIERYTWQIEGATPGGQGETIERTFRTRGEYEATLIVVDDNGARDRTSVTVDVEGRFQANQETVDLDPTLELTEASFQNRSTMSSAQIPRSPLQRDDSIVRWGSSEMLSLPSASRVKQLAGDS; encoded by the coding sequence ATGATAGCTAAGATCCTGCAAATAATAGGTGGGATAACTATACTATCCGCTGTAGCTGCTGGCGGCGTATTAGTTGCAGCACCAGGGATGGTTCCAACTGTTACAGACTCGCCAAATGATTCGGCGGAGATAAGAATAGTTGACAACCAGTGGGGAGAAGTAACAGAAGAGTCAATAGAGGTACAGTCAGAGGCTCAAATAACCAACCCAGCTACGACGTTTCAATCTGAGGTGAGTGCTGATATTTCGATGAACGGATATCAGATGGTATCTACAACGACATCTGAAGAGACAATTGAGCAAGGCACATCGACTGCAACTATTGAATCTCAGATATCGAGAGAAGACATCCCAGAGTGGTGGGTATCACATATTGAGAACGGGGAAGAGTCTGAAATGAAAGTCGAATTATCTGGGGACTTTTCGAAAGGTGATCTCAACGTCAGTCCATCTACTGAACAAAATCGAAGATTTCAGACAGATATTCGAGAAAGTATCCGAATGCAGCTGAAGGGTTTTGAGGGAGATAAGGCAGGGTATCTTATTACAGTCAATAACACGAATGCAGAGTGGGGAACAGTAAATCAACAGCAGACAGAAATTATTTTAAAAGTGCCGGTGAGAAACAACCATCCTACTGAAGAAATCCCAGTTACTGATTTTTCAGGGAGCCTTAGACTTAATGAAATACTATTGTTGGATTGGGAATCGGAACAAAATAGCTATATAATTCAACCCGGTGAAACACAGACAATTGAAATCCGGGCATACATAGATAATCAAGATATTGACGACTGGCTTGCAACTCATATAAAAAATGGGGAATCTTCAGATTACGAAATTGAGCTATCGTTGTCGATAGGTCCTCTTGGAGATAAGTCATCATTAGCTGTCTGTTCTGGCAGACTCAATACAACCCTACTGTCTGAGAATATACCTGGGCCAACACGGGACGGGTGCGAGCTACAGCGGCCAGAAATTGTCGATAGTTTTGATACTGGTAGTTTTGAACTACGCGAGAATCCTGTAATAAAGCTGCGTGACGAGAAAATAATAAGCGGCGAAGATATAGACAGTGGTGGAGTCTTACCCAACGACGGAGACAACCTGCCTAACGGCGGAGACAACTTACCCGGCAGTGAAGAGGAGGGAGACGAGAGCTCAGACGAAAATACGCCTGGTCCAAACGAATCTCCAGACGCTATCGCTAACGCCGATCAGTTATCAGGTACAGCTCCACTTACTGTAACACTTGACGCTGGTGAGTCATCGGATCCTGATGGAGCTATTGAGGAGTACAGATGGAGCGTTGAGGGTCCAACCCCAGATGGGCGTAGTGAGGAAGTCACGAGACAGTTCCAAACAGCAGGAGAGTATAACATTGAATTAAGCGTGGTTGACGACGACGGTGCAGAAGATACTGATACGCTAACAGTAACCGTCGAAGCTGCAGATAATCCACCAGAAGCAGTTGCTGAAGCGTCTCCTACATCAGGTGAGGCCCCGCTTAACGTTGATTTTGACGCAAGTGGGTCGAATGACCCTGATGGAGACATCGCAGAATATGTATGGCGATTTGATGATCTAAGTTCTCCCGAGCGTGGTGAAGATGTTTCTCATGAATTTGATGACCCCGGCAGATACGATGTCCAATTAAGAGTGGTTGATCAAAGGGGAAATGAAGATACCGATACGGTGACAATCACTGTCAACGCTCCAGACAATCCTCCAGAAGCAGTTGCCGAGGCCTCCCCGACATCTGGGAAAGTCCCGTTAGAGGTGGACTTCGACGCCAGTGAATCGTCTGACCCAGATGACGATGTTGCAAGATACCGCTGGGAATTCGATGATGGAAGGGGACCAAGGTTTGGAGAAGAGGCTACACGCACATTTACTGATCCAGGTACTTACGACGTTGAACTGACGGTAACTGACGAACAGGATAACACAGATACAGATACAGTCGAAATTGAAGTTGAGTCAAACGAACCACCGAATGCTGTTGCTGAAGCTAACCCATCTTCAGGCGAGGCTCCACTAGACGTGACATTCGATGCAAGCCGCTCATCGGACCCAGATGGTGAGATCGAGCGATACACATGGCAGATCGAGGGGGCGACCCCCGGTGGACAAGGCGAGACTATTGAACGAACGTTCCGAACTCGAGGTGAATACGAAGCCACGTTGATCGTTGTTGATGATAATGGAGCTAGAGATCGGACAAGTGTGACCGTTGATGTCGAAGGTAGGTTTCAGGCTAATCAGGAAACCGTCGATCTGGATCCTACGTTAGAATTGACAGAGGCATCGTTCCAAAATAGGTCTACTATGTCTTCGGCTCAAATTCCGAGATCTCCGCTTCAGCGTGATGATTCTATAGTACGATGGGGATCTAGTGAAATGCTTTCTCTCCCATCTGCTTCGCGCGTAAAACAGTTAGCTGGAGATAGCTGA
- a CDS encoding winged helix-turn-helix domain-containing protein, with translation MPESEGYRDVNWDLVSSIRASKRRMQVLKALAESPQMNGELADDLEISTPWVRRQVKWLEERGLVEDLTESKPNYKIFGVTEDGEHVLEVI, from the coding sequence ATGCCCGAATCAGAGGGATACAGAGATGTTAACTGGGATTTAGTAAGCTCAATCCGAGCCAGCAAGAGGCGAATGCAGGTCCTCAAGGCGCTAGCCGAAAGCCCCCAAATGAACGGTGAATTGGCGGATGATCTTGAGATTTCAACGCCCTGGGTGAGACGCCAAGTGAAGTGGTTGGAAGAGCGGGGACTCGTTGAAGATCTTACTGAATCAAAACCGAATTACAAAATCTTTGGAGTAACGGAAGATGGAGAACACGTTTTGGAGGTCATATAA
- a CDS encoding IS630-like element ISNamo14 family transposase (programmed frameshift), with protein sequence MDYLEKITVDELQEILAEVDEKKPVQRILAGIAYKDGVEQQTIAERHDVHPNTVRNWLIRLERLDSEPFESVVYDDPRPGQSRELDEADHDQFIEALHDSPKEVGLDARAWTVPLAQQYLEDEFDIEYCRRHIRRLMSEAGLSWKTARPEYVKADERAQDAFRKGFKKKTDDLDDDYTIIAIDQTRQEITTDLVHAWFPEKTRPTLPVSGAWESLKLLGGVTASGDTFFLKCEDNFTADITTRLLDALQTEFGEKICVVLDNAPYFAANDVHDYVEDTPIELCHLPRGSPELNPAEGCWQKLNQRLGNQLFEELDELREAVFDALASIDPPNIYNYLCP encoded by the exons ATGGACTACTTGGAGAAGATCACTGTTGACGAACTCCAAGAGATTTTAGCCGAAGTTGATGAAAAGAAACCAGTTCAGAGAATTCTTGCCGGTATCGCCTACAAGGACGGTGTCGAGCAGCAGACAATTGCGGAGCGGCATGATGTCCATCCAAACACGGTTCGTAACTGGCTGATCCGACTCGAACGGCTCGACTCAGAGCCGTTCGAGTCGGTCGTCTACGATGATCCTCGCCCCGGCCAATCACGCGAACTTGACGAAGCTGACCACGACCAATTCATCGAAGCTCTCCACGATTCTCCCAAAGAAGTTGGACTTGATGCGCGTGCGTGGACGGTTCCGCTAGCCCAGCAGTATCTTGAAGATGAGTTCGATATTGAGTACTGCCGCCGTCATATCCGGCGATTGATGTCCGAGGCCGGGCTGTCCTGGAAGACAGCCCGGCCAGAGTACGTCAAAGCTGATGAACGAGCTCAGGATGCGTTCCGCAAAGGCTTCA AAAAAAAGACGGACGATCTGGACGACGACTACACAATCATAGCAATCGACCAGACACGCCAAGAGATCACGACGGATCTTGTCCACGCGTGGTTTCCAGAAAAAACGCGCCCGACACTCCCGGTGTCGGGCGCGTGGGAGAGTCTCAAACTGCTGGGCGGTGTCACCGCCAGCGGTGACACCTTCTTTCTGAAGTGTGAAGACAACTTTACCGCTGACATCACGACGCGGTTACTGGACGCACTCCAGACCGAGTTCGGCGAGAAAATCTGTGTTGTCCTGGACAATGCCCCGTATTTCGCGGCGAACGATGTCCACGACTACGTTGAAGACACACCGATCGAACTGTGCCACCTTCCGCGGGGTTCACCGGAGCTGAACCCCGCGGAAGGGTGCTGGCAGAAACTCAATCAGCGGCTTGGTAACCAACTTTTCGAAGAACTTGATGAACTGAGAGAAGCCGTCTTCGATGCGCTTGCGTCTATAGACCCACCAAACATCTATAATTATCTCTGTCCGTGA
- a CDS encoding IS630-like element ISNamo15 family transposase (programmed frameshift), with amino-acid sequence MARLEKVSVEDLRQILAEVDEADAAKRIMAAITYKEIDDLTQTDAAELYGFSSSWASKWFTRLERLADEPFEEVVYDKPREGRPSELSDKEHDQFVEALHDSPGEVRYDAPAWSVPLARHYLSEEFGVEYCERHVRRLISEAGLSWKTARPEFYKSDERAQEAWQEGFKKKRDNLDDEYTILTIDQTRQVLSTLIYAWFPEGERPSLPVTGAWDSIKLLGAVSDSRETFFLPCAENFNSDTTIRLLDALQTEFGKKICVILDNASYFTANAVQEFVEDTPIELCYLPRGSPELNPAEECWRQLDQELGNRLFDTLDELRDAALCALNRITVPDVFTYLCP; translated from the exons ATGGCGAGGCTGGAGAAGGTCTCTGTCGAAGACCTCCGCCAGATCCTGGCGGAGGTCGATGAAGCCGACGCAGCAAAGCGGATTATGGCTGCGATTACCTACAAGGAGATCGACGATCTGACGCAGACAGACGCTGCCGAACTCTACGGATTTTCCAGTAGTTGGGCCTCAAAGTGGTTCACCCGACTCGAACGGCTCGCCGACGAGCCGTTCGAGGAGGTTGTCTATGATAAACCACGAGAAGGCAGGCCGTCCGAGCTTTCTGACAAAGAACACGACCAGTTCGTCGAGGCTCTTCACGACTCACCCGGAGAAGTCAGATACGACGCACCCGCGTGGTCTGTTCCATTGGCGCGTCACTATCTCTCCGAGGAGTTCGGTGTTGAGTACTGCGAACGTCACGTCCGACGACTGATCTCCGAGGCCGGGCTGTCCTGGAAGACAGCCCGGCCGGAGTTCTACAAATCCGACGAGAGAGCCCAAGAAGCCTGGCAGGAAGGGTTCA AAAAAAAGCGCGACAACTTGGACGATGAATACACGATCCTGACCATCGATCAGACGCGTCAGGTACTCTCGACGCTGATCTATGCGTGGTTTCCGGAAGGGGAGCGCCCGTCACTTCCGGTGACGGGCGCGTGGGATAGCATCAAGTTGCTCGGTGCAGTCAGCGATTCTAGGGAGACGTTCTTTCTGCCGTGTGCAGAGAACTTCAACAGCGACACGACGATTCGCTTGCTAGACGCACTCCAGACAGAGTTCGGCAAGAAAATCTGCGTCATCTTGGACAACGCGTCGTATTTCACGGCTAACGCAGTCCAGGAGTTCGTCGAAGACACGCCGATCGAACTATGCTACCTTCCGCGGGGTTCACCGGAGCTGAACCCCGCGGAAGAGTGCTGGCGACAACTCGATCAAGAACTTGGCAACCGTCTGTTCGACACACTCGACGAACTTCGTGATGCTGCGCTCTGTGCACTCAACCGGATTACCGTTCCAGATGTCTTTACGTACTTATGTCCGTGA
- a CDS encoding ribonuclease H-like domain-containing protein codes for MEDLNILFAMVPTPDHLPPRPTDVPRESIKNGGLAGVERCYVVSDCLELTIDPHHRETRLEGIDRYLDSLPGSWVDESIVTHVSTGLRAEYQTRYEVATDTYLIHGAGPPTSSVGAAIDENERPLIELSVYSNGAIRIETHDPTNFGLQGLEGIGPTKAERLREHGFNSRDAIAGTTPKELAKIRGFGEKTATAVHTSATAIATGEVIQRDGGALPNGDPVFIDIETNGLNGEIAWLVGVLDGGSEEGHYLSFRQREHDDPTEHVDAFMSWLTGVARGRPVIAWNGYNFDFPIIKHHLERDAPEWVADWESRYQFDPLYYATTQGHATLPARSNRLEAVAAALGWVSTTTGVDGSTAAREYNTWRQTADQPDGYQPDWERLEAYCEDDVRALATIYESLQDVSRRPSGTETPRNRTGEQSRQGSLSDFS; via the coding sequence GTGGAAGATCTGAACATTCTCTTTGCGATGGTCCCTACGCCGGACCATTTGCCACCGAGGCCGACAGACGTTCCCCGAGAAAGTATCAAAAACGGGGGCCTCGCAGGAGTGGAACGCTGCTATGTTGTAAGCGACTGTTTAGAATTAACTATCGACCCCCATCACCGCGAAACCAGGCTTGAGGGCATCGATAGGTATCTCGACTCCCTGCCAGGTAGCTGGGTCGACGAGTCGATAGTCACACACGTCTCAACTGGGCTACGAGCAGAATACCAGACGCGGTACGAGGTAGCGACAGACACCTATCTGATTCATGGTGCTGGTCCGCCAACCAGTTCTGTCGGCGCTGCTATCGACGAGAACGAACGCCCACTCATCGAGCTATCGGTCTACTCAAACGGGGCTATCAGGATCGAGACGCACGACCCGACGAACTTCGGGCTTCAGGGACTCGAGGGAATTGGGCCGACGAAAGCCGAGCGGCTTCGAGAGCATGGATTCAATTCCCGTGACGCGATTGCGGGGACGACGCCGAAGGAACTCGCCAAGATTCGCGGGTTCGGTGAGAAGACAGCGACAGCAGTGCATACATCAGCGACGGCTATCGCGACCGGTGAGGTTATCCAGCGAGACGGTGGGGCGCTTCCGAACGGAGATCCGGTGTTCATCGATATCGAAACCAACGGGCTTAACGGCGAAATCGCATGGTTGGTTGGGGTTCTCGATGGCGGGAGTGAGGAGGGTCACTATCTCTCGTTTCGACAGCGGGAACACGACGACCCAACCGAACACGTCGACGCGTTCATGTCGTGGCTGACTGGCGTCGCGAGGGGGCGACCTGTGATTGCTTGGAACGGCTACAATTTCGATTTCCCGATCATCAAACACCATCTTGAACGAGATGCCCCGGAATGGGTCGCTGACTGGGAGAGTCGCTATCAGTTCGACCCACTGTACTACGCTACAACGCAGGGACACGCAACGCTCCCGGCTCGGAGCAACCGGCTAGAGGCCGTCGCTGCAGCACTTGGATGGGTGTCAACGACGACTGGGGTCGATGGAAGTACAGCCGCAAGAGAGTACAATACATGGCGACAGACCGCGGACCAGCCAGACGGCTATCAACCGGATTGGGAGCGCCTCGAGGCCTACTGCGAAGACGATGTACGGGCGCTAGCAACAATTTATGAATCCCTTCAGGATGTTAGCCGCCGCCCCTCGGGAACAGAGACACCGAGGAATCGAACAGGCGAGCAGAGTAGACAAGGTTCGCTTTCGGACTTCTCATAA
- a CDS encoding metal-dependent hydrolase, with the protein MYKKGHYGAALTAYAPVGMGALAVGFEVAAVGGAILSVGLAMVPDWDQKLPNVPHRGPTHTVRFAIGVAAVAGLLGGALGLTVTSQWFLVAGTGVYMALVGGLTIGSHIAADALTPMGVTPFGDNRHYSYDLWNADSTVGNYVLLGLGILSTAIALVIGAELNALLSPYL; encoded by the coding sequence ATGTATAAGAAAGGTCACTACGGGGCTGCGCTGACGGCATATGCCCCAGTTGGGATGGGAGCGTTGGCCGTTGGGTTTGAGGTAGCCGCTGTCGGTGGTGCCATCCTTTCGGTTGGGTTAGCGATGGTGCCGGATTGGGATCAAAAGCTGCCGAATGTTCCCCACCGAGGGCCGACACATACAGTGCGGTTTGCGATCGGCGTTGCCGCCGTCGCGGGACTACTCGGTGGGGCGCTCGGACTCACTGTCACGTCACAGTGGTTCCTCGTCGCTGGAACAGGCGTATACATGGCGCTCGTGGGCGGACTCACGATCGGCTCGCATATTGCTGCGGATGCGCTTACCCCGATGGGAGTCACACCGTTTGGCGATAACCGGCATTATTCGTACGACCTCTGGAACGCTGACAGCACGGTCGGCAATTACGTATTATTGGGGCTTGGTATACTCTCGACAGCGATTGCGCTAGTCATCGGGGCTGAATTGAACGCTCTCTTGAGCCCCTATCTGTGA
- a CDS encoding DEAD/DEAH box helicase, whose protein sequence is MSRNAPQHDDVLSEEALKESFPEYSRQVTASEHVPARDADTVPAEEVLRDKLADSLNNDLYRHQAKGLASLANDENIVVTTSTSSGKTRIYALQIARNQLDNPDSTALCIYPMKALTRDQERTLNDRLAEWDVDTRTEAYDGDTKQDLKRDIRSNADTILTNPAGLNVYLPRHNTDNGWSRFYNNLELIVVDEAHQYSGSMGTHVAWILRRLRRLLKYYNADPQFVLTTATIGNPAEHATRLTSEEFTVIDEDGSPHGKRDIVLWKPPIDDKALREAEAYNMDPSEGGLEEFRISTGEEAAKVTAHLAINERQTLQFCSARQGTEIAAQKIGGAARDHPRNYHVDTKAYHGGLGKRTRRGIEAQLQDGVVDAVASTNALELGIDIGGIDATVTSGYPGTRQSFWQQIGRAGRGQTDALSVLVGGADAMDSYILDNPSYLFEDDVEDAVVSIENEQVYADHLCVAAKERPLTDEDAGILGQEDRLAEMVSMWQEAGVLERGVDLDNGVHYMGDSRPESRISIYDTSGRQYLINCIDGEIDHDPVTKERAYRDYHKGALFLHDGEQYEVVEVEHDTRTPRILVEERGTGRYTQTLSDKRISNLRPEMSQDLGDGYTLWFGRANVDIDYAQYLVHNISTGEIESGPHPTGSPPLSLDTELMWVSLPSDHLSTTISRLDQPLLEPTKHAEADTGLTEPERYTYGGGIHAAEHGIIQLAPLELMIDNSDIGGLSTPRHRDERIPGPVWFVHDGIDGGIGFSRAIYDNFEAIARRTYDHLDTCDCQRRRGCPLCIMSEHCGNQNDPLDRVVGRQILGDVIDRL, encoded by the coding sequence ATGAGCCGTAACGCACCACAGCATGACGATGTCCTCTCCGAGGAGGCATTGAAAGAATCGTTCCCAGAGTATTCCAGGCAGGTAACTGCGAGTGAACACGTACCGGCACGGGATGCAGACACAGTCCCTGCCGAGGAGGTCCTCCGAGATAAGCTCGCCGATAGTCTTAATAACGATCTGTACCGGCATCAGGCGAAGGGGCTCGCGTCACTTGCCAACGATGAAAATATCGTAGTGACGACGTCAACCTCTTCCGGGAAGACTCGTATCTACGCCCTCCAAATCGCCAGGAATCAACTGGACAACCCAGACTCGACGGCACTGTGCATCTACCCGATGAAAGCACTAACTCGGGATCAGGAGAGGACACTCAACGATCGCCTCGCCGAGTGGGATGTTGATACCCGGACGGAGGCCTACGATGGGGATACGAAGCAGGATCTCAAGCGAGATATCCGGAGCAATGCTGACACAATCCTAACCAATCCCGCGGGATTGAACGTTTACCTTCCGCGGCACAACACCGACAATGGGTGGTCGCGGTTCTACAATAATTTGGAGCTCATTGTCGTTGACGAAGCACACCAGTACTCCGGTAGTATGGGTACTCACGTGGCTTGGATCCTTCGCCGACTGCGCCGGCTATTAAAATACTACAATGCTGACCCACAATTCGTCTTAACAACGGCGACTATTGGAAACCCTGCCGAACACGCCACACGACTCACAAGTGAGGAGTTCACCGTTATCGACGAGGATGGATCACCTCACGGAAAGCGTGACATCGTCCTGTGGAAGCCGCCGATAGATGACAAGGCGCTTCGTGAAGCCGAGGCATATAATATGGATCCTTCAGAGGGTGGACTCGAAGAGTTCCGTATCTCTACGGGAGAAGAAGCCGCAAAGGTCACTGCTCATCTTGCTATCAACGAACGGCAGACGCTCCAGTTCTGTTCAGCTCGCCAAGGGACAGAAATTGCTGCTCAAAAGATCGGTGGTGCCGCCAGGGATCATCCCCGAAATTACCATGTCGATACAAAAGCCTACCACGGGGGGCTTGGAAAGCGCACTCGGAGAGGGATCGAAGCCCAACTCCAAGATGGCGTTGTCGACGCGGTCGCCTCAACGAACGCACTCGAGCTTGGTATTGATATCGGCGGTATCGACGCAACAGTCACGAGTGGCTACCCGGGCACCCGTCAATCATTCTGGCAACAAATCGGGCGGGCCGGGCGTGGGCAAACCGACGCACTTTCGGTGTTAGTTGGCGGCGCTGACGCGATGGATTCGTATATTCTTGACAATCCGTCGTATCTCTTCGAAGACGATGTCGAGGATGCGGTCGTCTCCATCGAGAACGAACAGGTCTACGCAGATCACCTGTGCGTCGCCGCGAAGGAACGACCATTGACTGACGAAGATGCCGGGATACTCGGCCAAGAGGACCGGCTTGCGGAGATGGTGTCGATGTGGCAAGAAGCCGGCGTGCTTGAGCGTGGCGTCGATCTCGATAACGGCGTTCACTACATGGGGGATTCACGGCCAGAAAGCCGGATCTCGATTTACGACACGAGCGGACGGCAGTATCTCATCAACTGCATCGATGGCGAGATAGACCACGACCCCGTCACAAAAGAGCGTGCCTACCGCGACTACCACAAGGGTGCACTCTTTTTGCACGATGGCGAACAGTACGAGGTCGTGGAGGTCGAACACGATACTCGGACCCCGCGAATCCTAGTCGAAGAACGGGGAACGGGGCGCTACACACAAACGCTGTCTGACAAGCGTATTTCGAATCTCCGTCCAGAGATGTCTCAAGACCTCGGCGACGGCTACACGTTGTGGTTCGGTCGTGCTAACGTCGATATCGACTACGCGCAATATCTTGTTCATAACATTTCAACTGGCGAAATTGAAAGTGGACCGCATCCAACTGGATCACCACCGTTGTCGCTTGACACCGAGCTCATGTGGGTGTCGCTCCCCAGCGACCATCTTTCGACCACGATTAGCAGACTTGATCAACCGCTTTTGGAACCGACCAAACACGCCGAGGCAGACACTGGACTCACCGAACCGGAGCGGTACACCTACGGTGGCGGTATTCATGCTGCCGAGCACGGGATCATCCAATTAGCTCCGCTTGAGTTAATGATTGATAATAGTGATATCGGTGGACTCTCAACGCCCAGACACCGGGACGAGCGAATTCCAGGGCCGGTGTGGTTCGTCCACGATGGGATCGACGGTGGGATCGGATTTTCTCGAGCCATCTACGATAACTTCGAGGCGATCGCCAGACGAACTTACGACCACTTAGACACTTGCGACTGTCAACGACGACGTGGGTGTCCGCTCTGTATTATGTCTGAGCACTGTGGAAATCAGAACGATCCGCTTGATCGTGTAGTTGGGAGACAAATTCTCGGTGACGTCATCGACCGATTGTGA
- a CDS encoding IS6-like element ISNamo13 family transposase has protein sequence MMLADLLSECFAADLEECWERERTVTPVRAFAVRLHATGCSLRETTTILAELGVERSHGAVWNWVHRVADSVPDPPSAQPTRVAVDETAVKINGEWSWLYAAIDIETKLILDVQLFGRHGTDPAAAFLHGLREKHDLSDTVFLVDGYGYQTALARLGLSGRLDYVDRNLIEKWFHTLKMRVDRFHNSWVGSRSSAREWFEQFTHYYNRQRPHQSLNGRTPADEVLN, from the coding sequence ATGATGCTCGCAGACCTGCTCAGCGAGTGTTTTGCGGCGGATTTAGAAGAATGTTGGGAGCGTGAGCGGACGGTGACGCCCGTCAGGGCGTTCGCCGTCCGACTCCACGCGACCGGTTGTTCACTCAGAGAAACAACAACGATTCTTGCTGAATTAGGCGTAGAACGCTCTCACGGAGCGGTTTGGAATTGGGTGCATCGGGTTGCTGACAGCGTTCCTGACCCGCCGTCGGCGCAGCCGACGCGGGTCGCTGTCGACGAGACTGCTGTCAAAATCAATGGAGAGTGGTCTTGGTTATACGCTGCAATAGACATCGAGACGAAGTTGATCCTCGACGTACAATTGTTTGGACGACATGGCACCGATCCGGCGGCTGCGTTTCTGCATGGACTCCGCGAGAAGCACGATCTCTCCGACACCGTGTTTCTCGTCGATGGCTATGGCTATCAGACTGCCCTTGCTCGGTTAGGACTGAGTGGTCGGCTTGATTACGTCGACCGAAACCTCATCGAAAAGTGGTTTCACACACTCAAAATGCGGGTCGACCGCTTCCATAATTCATGGGTCGGCAGTCGGTCAAGCGCACGTGAATGGTTTGAACAGTTCACACACTACTACAACCGCCAACGACCGCATCAATCGCTCAACGGACGAACGCCAGCTGACGAGGTGCTAAACTAG
- a CDS encoding DUF7837 family putative zinc-binding protein: MSNKTEPLGVCPECETELQSHQTLIEYETTEGDTGRFVDCYSCGEVVKPE; the protein is encoded by the coding sequence ATGTCGAACAAAACTGAACCACTCGGTGTTTGTCCAGAGTGCGAGACCGAGCTGCAATCGCATCAGACGCTCATCGAGTACGAAACTACTGAAGGAGACACTGGTCGGTTCGTTGACTGCTATTCATGCGGTGAAGTTGTGAAACCCGAGTAA